CATTTGAAAAGACAGTAGAACTCCCCAAAACGTCAAGAGGTCATTACTCAAGGGAGGTATTCTCAGAAGCTCCTGACTCAGCGGCGAAAATTTGGGCGAATGTCGGTAACAAAACCGCCGAAAGAGAGCTTAAAGGATACGAAAAGCCGGTTTTACTGAGTGTGAAGTTCAACTCCGAGCATCAATTGGCAATCGCGGACTTCGTCTGAGCGACCGTTCGGCCGAAAGGGTTCGACGGAATGGAGCTTCACTGCTTCACCAAGTCGATGGTGCGGAACATCGCGTAGAGCAGTACGCCGACGAGAACTGCCAGCGCGAGCACGTCCACGAGAAGTGGCAAATCCGGCACGTGTTCGTGGACGATTGCCGACCCGCGAAGGTAGAGGACGACCGCGCCGATGAACAGAGCAATCACGAGCGGGACACCGAGGAAGTACTCGACGGGGCCGCTCGAACGGATGTCTTCGCCCGGTGACCCAGTATCTCCCGACATTGTATCGGGGGTATTCGTGAGTCGGGTGTAAGTTTTGTGTCCGAAAACCAGTTTCTGCTCGTTTGGAAGTTCGTCTACGGCGCGAATGGATTCGTCGCAGTCTGGAGGCGAGAGACCGACTCCAGCGCGTCGAAGTCGTCGTCTAGACTGTAGAGGTACTCGATGTCCGTTCGGTTCATGTACGCCGCGAGGACCGCGTCTACGAACGCGATACCGTCGAACCTATAGAACAGTTCTACTGCGCGTGCAAAGTCGTCTTCCGTCGTGTGTACAAGTCGGAATCCTGTACCGTGGTCGAGTCGTTCGTAGGTGTCGAGGGCGAGTTCGTGGCTGTACCGCCCATGAAGGAGATTCAGGACTTCCGCGACGACGTACTCCGTGACATGAGCCTCCGGTAACGTCCCATGGTCGATGCCAGAAACGATAGCATCGCTGGAGTCGTATCGTTCGTCGTCTTCGTTGTGCGACGCTATCAACACGTTCGAGTCGATGACGACAGCAGTCATCGGGAATCTAGACCGAGCGTGTCGTCCGGAACGTCGCCCAACGAAACCGTCGGCGCGTCGTCGAAGACGCCGTACTCTCCTTCGACGACTTCCACCCGGAGGTCGCCGTCTTCGGTGAGGACCCACTCCACGCTGTCGCCAGGTTCAAGGTCGAGTCGTTCGCGCACTCGGCGCGGGATAGTGACTGCGTAGTCGTCTTCGACTCGCGTCTCGTCGCGTGTTTCGCCGTCGTCACGCGTCTCGTCGGTAGCCATGGTGTGGGCTGGTTACGTTCTGGTATAAGAACCTTCAGAGAAATAAGCGTTCGTCCGCGGAAGACGATTTACGACGAAAAGTCGCCAGTCACCCAACGCTTAATCCGCTCTCGTCCGACACCCAAACGCGAATGCTCCCGCACATAGATTTGCACACTTACCTTCTGTTCGTCGGGGCCGCAGTCACGCTCATTCTGATGCCCGGCCCCGACACCGTCTTCGTCCTCACGCAGGGCGTCGGCGCAGGGAAACGAAGCGGTCTCGCCTCTGCGCTGGGAGTCAGCACCGGTATCCTCGTTCACACGACCGCCGCCGCGGTCGGTCTCGCCGCACTCCTCCGAACCTCCGCGCTGGCTTTCTCCGTCATCAAGTACGCGGGAGCGGCCTACCTCCTCTATCTCGGCGCGAAGACGCTCTGGGGCGGCGGCGAGTTGGACGACCTCGGAAGCCTCGACACTTCGACTGAAATCACTGACACCGAACTCCGACAGGGCTACCTCCGGGGCGTCACCGTCAACGTCCTCAATCCGAAGGTCGCGCTGTTCTTCCTCGCGCTCCTCCCGCAGTTCGTCGGGTCGGGGGCAGGGTCCGCTTCGGGCGCGGGCACGACGCTCGAAATGCTCGCGCTCGGTGGCACCTACGCAATCCTAACCGCGCTGTATCTCGGCACTGTCGGCCTGCTCTCGGGTGGCGTCCGGAGCGCGTTCCAGACGCGGCCGCGACTCGCCGACGGTCTGCGCTGGCTTTCGGGAAGCGTCCTCGTCGCACTTGGCGCGGTACTGGCGTTGGAGTCGCGCTGAGTGGGACTGAGGGGAGTTGAAGAGCGGAGGATTTCACTTTCACTCTGGTTGCGTAGACTTTTATACCATGCAGCACTAACCCGTCAGGTGTCTCCCACTGAAAACGAAGCGGAGACGGAGCAAACCATGAGTGAAGTGCATCAGCACGCCGAAGAGATACGCGAACAGTTCTCCGACCATTTAGATATCACAGTCGAGGAGGTCGAGGAGCGCCTCGACAACCTCGTCAACGAATACCGAGTCCCCATGGAGGAGGCCCGACGGAGCGTCGTCAGTCACTACCTCGACGAGGCAGGTCTCGAACGCGACGAGATTCGAAGCGGTGGCGGCGGCACCGACCAAGTCAAGGTCGAAGACATCGACCAAGACGAGCAGTGGATCAGCCTCACCGCGAAAGTCGTGGACCTCTGGGACCCCCGAAGCGACGCTGTGGGCCAAGTCGGCCTGCTCGGCGACGAGACGGGCACCACCAAGTTCACCAAGTGGGCCAAATCCGACCTCCCAGAACTCGAAGAGGGCAAAGTGTACCACTTCGGGAACCTCGTCACCGACGAGTACCAGGGCAACTACTCGGTGAAGCTCAACCGCACGACCACCATCGAGGAAACCGAGGAAGACATCGAAGTCGGCGACGACACCGCCGAAATCGAAGGTGCCTTGGTGGACATTCAGAGCGGCAGCGGACTCATCAAGCGGTGTCCCATGGAGGACTGTACGCGCGTGCTACAGAACGGCCGCTGTTCGGAACACGGCGAACAGGACGGCGAGTTCGACCTGCGAATCAAAGGCGTCCTCGACGACGGCAACGACGTCCACGAGGTCATCTTCAACAAGGAGGCCACCGAGGAGTTCACCGGCATCGGCCTTCAGGAAGCACAGGACATGGCGATGGACGCGCTCGACACAACCGTCGTCGCTGAAGAGATGCGAGAGAAGACGCTCGGCCGCTACTACCGCGTGAGCGGTCCCACGATGGGACGCTACGTCCTCGCGAACGACGTAGAGACGCTGGCCGGGCCGACAGATGCAGAGGACGTGCTTATCAAAGCGAGGTCGATCTGACATGAGTGGAACCCCAATGCGAGAAGTCGCCCGCCGCGTGTTCGCGGGCGAGTTCAACGATTCGACGCACACGTTCAAGGAGTCAGACGAGGAGCGCGCCCCGGTGTACGCTCTCCTACCGACGGGCGAGCGGGCCAACCGCATCTTCTTCGTCGGCACGCTGACCGAGACCGAAGACATCGGCGACGACAGCGAGTACTGGCAGGGCCGCGTCGTAGACCCGAACGGCGACCCGTTCTTCGTCTACGCCGGGCAGTACCAGCCGGAAGCCGCGAGCATGCTTCGGGAACTCGAACCGCCAGCGTACGTCGCCATCACCGGCAAGCCACGGACCTACGAGACCGACGACGGCAACACCAACGTCTCCGTCCGACCGGAGTCCATCACCGAAGTCGATGCGGCCACGCGCGACCGCTGGGTCGCCGAGACCGCAGAGCGCACGCTCGAACGCATCGAAGCGTTCAGCGACGGAGAGACGTCGGAGACGTCTCCCGAAGGCGGCACCGCCGCCGTAGGCAACGAGTACGCCCGGATGGCCGAACAGGAGTACGACCTGCCGCCCGAGCAGTACAAGACGCTGGTCATCTCGGCACTGGAGAGTCTCGAAGACGAGCAGGCCGACGGTGGCACCGACGACTCGGCGTCGGAGACAGACACCGAATCAGAACCTGAACCGCAGGTGTAAGCCTGTGACGACGCGCGAGTCGGAGACTCGCGCGTCTCGTATCTCGGGTCGTCCCGCGGCGAGACGAACCGAGACGTGTACGAAATCGACCGCGTTCTGCCGGGGGCAGAACGAGACGGAAACCATCTTTCGGGGGTGAGTGGGACGAGGAGGAACCTACGCAGTAGCGAGCGAACAGAAATACGAGTAGCCCAGCGACCACGACGCGAAACGTCCGGGTGGGCCAGCACCCGCACGCTGGGCATACCTGCGAGGAAGCCCAATGACACACCACACGGCATACCTACAAGAAGCTACGGGGGTGAGTGCGGGCGCGAGACGCACCCGCACTCGACGTGACCGCGCTCGGCGAGCGTGCCCGACGTGTCGCCGAGCATGCCACCATGCCCGACGAGCGTGAGTCGCCCAGCGGCGGGTGGCACGAAGTCTACGACGAGATGGCCGCCGAAACGAGGATAGAAGACGCGACTCGCCGCTGTCCCACCTGCGGGCGCGACTGCGATAACGTCGTTAGAGACGTGTACGA
The sequence above is a segment of the Halorussus halophilus genome. Coding sequences within it:
- a CDS encoding type II toxin-antitoxin system VapC family toxin; the encoded protein is MTAVVIDSNVLIASHNEDDERYDSSDAIVSGIDHGTLPEAHVTEYVVAEVLNLLHGRYSHELALDTYERLDHGTGFRLVHTTEDDFARAVELFYRFDGIAFVDAVLAAYMNRTDIEYLYSLDDDFDALESVSRLQTATNPFAP
- a CDS encoding AbrB/MazE/SpoVT family DNA-binding domain-containing protein is translated as MATDETRDDGETRDETRVEDDYAVTIPRRVRERLDLEPGDSVEWVLTEDGDLRVEVVEGEYGVFDDAPTVSLGDVPDDTLGLDSR
- a CDS encoding LysE family translocator, which produces MLPHIDLHTYLLFVGAAVTLILMPGPDTVFVLTQGVGAGKRSGLASALGVSTGILVHTTAAAVGLAALLRTSALAFSVIKYAGAAYLLYLGAKTLWGGGELDDLGSLDTSTEITDTELRQGYLRGVTVNVLNPKVALFFLALLPQFVGSGAGSASGAGTTLEMLALGGTYAILTALYLGTVGLLSGGVRSAFQTRPRLADGLRWLSGSVLVALGAVLALESR
- a CDS encoding replication factor A (Replication protein A protects and stabilize the intermediate ssDNA that is generated by the unwinding action of a DNA helicase at the replication fork. In addition, SSBs prevent the formation of secondary structures by single-stranded template DNA.), whose product is MSEVHQHAEEIREQFSDHLDITVEEVEERLDNLVNEYRVPMEEARRSVVSHYLDEAGLERDEIRSGGGGTDQVKVEDIDQDEQWISLTAKVVDLWDPRSDAVGQVGLLGDETGTTKFTKWAKSDLPELEEGKVYHFGNLVTDEYQGNYSVKLNRTTTIEETEEDIEVGDDTAEIEGALVDIQSGSGLIKRCPMEDCTRVLQNGRCSEHGEQDGEFDLRIKGVLDDGNDVHEVIFNKEATEEFTGIGLQEAQDMAMDALDTTVVAEEMREKTLGRYYRVSGPTMGRYVLANDVETLAGPTDAEDVLIKARSI
- a CDS encoding RPA family protein — translated: MSGTPMREVARRVFAGEFNDSTHTFKESDEERAPVYALLPTGERANRIFFVGTLTETEDIGDDSEYWQGRVVDPNGDPFFVYAGQYQPEAASMLRELEPPAYVAITGKPRTYETDDGNTNVSVRPESITEVDAATRDRWVAETAERTLERIEAFSDGETSETSPEGGTAAVGNEYARMAEQEYDLPPEQYKTLVISALESLEDEQADGGTDDSASETDTESEPEPQV